Proteins encoded by one window of Thermobaculum terrenum ATCC BAA-798:
- a CDS encoding NAD(P)/FAD-dependent oxidoreductase, which yields MIEEREVVIVGGGPAGSSVANVLASLGHDVLLLDKSRFPRPKPCSEYMSPGILPLLSNLGIDADLSGMHMLKGMRIHTPAGSQITIEYVDEHNGRYYAPTMERHVFDKMLLDHAAHKGVEVRYQAKVMSVVSQDNYSILRVQLPDRAQMDIRTKLVIGADGLRSVVARNLSRRYPLIWPKRMGLVTHINLPGIDADYGDMYVHPWGYCGVAATGKSSASVGIVLDLRRMALTRGREAIFEDSLKLFPKAHKQICGAASFDRIMGISPIGHGVKEVHGRNWALVGDAAGFFDPFTGEGIYKAVRGGILLGEVVSPYLKVGRIKEGLERYATERARVFRRKSLLVSLIQIFISYPYMLEYVANKLQDREALRLSLSRGIGDLQDPLYNLNLRFLFGLLRP from the coding sequence TTGCTCCTGGATAAGTCTAGATTCCCTAGACCAAAGCCCTGTAGCGAATACATGAGCCCTGGAATCCTTCCTTTGCTCTCGAATCTTGGGATAGACGCTGATCTCTCGGGGATGCACATGCTAAAGGGTATGAGGATACACACCCCTGCAGGAAGCCAGATAACTATTGAGTACGTGGATGAGCATAATGGAAGGTATTATGCCCCCACTATGGAGAGGCATGTTTTCGATAAGATGCTCCTTGATCATGCTGCTCATAAGGGTGTAGAGGTTAGATATCAGGCCAAAGTGATGTCAGTTGTATCCCAAGATAATTATTCCATCCTTAGGGTGCAACTTCCGGACAGAGCGCAGATGGATATAAGAACCAAGCTGGTGATAGGAGCAGATGGTCTCAGGTCAGTGGTGGCGCGTAATTTGTCCAGGAGATATCCTCTCATCTGGCCCAAACGAATGGGACTTGTTACTCATATCAACCTTCCAGGGATAGATGCAGACTATGGAGATATGTATGTGCATCCATGGGGGTACTGTGGTGTGGCGGCAACTGGTAAGTCAAGTGCTAGCGTGGGGATAGTGCTTGACTTGAGACGGATGGCGCTTACGCGTGGTAGAGAAGCCATTTTTGAGGATTCTCTCAAGCTTTTTCCTAAGGCCCATAAGCAGATATGTGGAGCTGCTAGCTTTGATCGTATCATGGGCATATCGCCTATTGGACACGGAGTCAAAGAAGTACATGGTCGTAATTGGGCGCTAGTAGGTGATGCAGCAGGGTTCTTTGATCCTTTCACTGGGGAGGGAATATACAAAGCTGTTAGGGGTGGGATCTTGTTGGGGGAGGTAGTATCCCCTTACCTAAAGGTTGGCAGGATTAAAGAAGGTCTGGAAAGGTATGCGACTGAAAGGGCACGTGTTTTTCGGCGCAAGTCTTTGCTTGTATCTCTGATACAGATCTTTATTTCCTATCCTTATATGCTGGAGTATGTAGCGAATAAGCTGCAGGATAGAGAAGCGCTTCGCTTGTCACTTAGTCGTGGTATTGGAGATCTACAAGATCCACTGTACAATCTGAATCTCAGGTTTCTCTTCGGATTGCTCCGACCTTGA